The following are encoded in a window of Megalops cyprinoides isolate fMegCyp1 chromosome 16, fMegCyp1.pri, whole genome shotgun sequence genomic DNA:
- the LOC118791214 gene encoding uncharacterized protein KIAA1522 homolog — MGSLKDLTGGLKETLAGGVKMEGPTVTESGPNLNPHCLEGAMRCEVNSSGEFSHTDVGEEQKSDVPQSLGANDSLGRHSDDGGKAPQCGKWSGDNTDTVPGHFITEESAEKLDSSLPIVPVNNRTSSELLDESLNKAGGGQAQGEEPGHGTHEEAMKSVKSSNREPTILVTNHDSSHLTETECPRETASTFHATEPETDTPCMEGHDLGHEQDVELHQEAAQSSDTQTPHDLNMKETPGTVAHKEPAETNIEVKKASEQKHMEQLQGNEAESCHVFSFKGQSRGASLEDPSKETAGLLSPVLSPAPPISGHQHIQTQVSLEAPMCHSAATSPMTPPEGCGTFFFPYSFRKAGLDSTDTSLLVNKDGQMSDLLSFRSIATSPIGPLTPTVPESPCPEIKITGVKGVTELEKVNWVMSSNSQKGAVQDVHRDERGVTRELSKDAKTAPQSATIEEKGKGEKSLNESSRKSSNVAGPGHASGEENVNGTQDTQVSQSVNTAELSQKHRGFDKGQSEQTKTRQVTVEVLACSDGAPHLKSQSRGVSLEEPSKESVSLLSPVLSPAPPISGHQHIQTQVSLEAPMCHSAATSPMTPPESCGTFFFPYSFKKAGLDSTETGLASFRSIATSPMTPLTPKVPESPCPEIKVTEDKGVTEIPEDKKPTVLTEVPEDKNPTVLTEVPEVKKPTVLTEVPEVKKPTEPTEGPEVKKPTMLTEVPEVKKSTMLTEVLEVKKPKEPTKVPEVKKPTMLTEVPEIPEVKRDAMITDAEGVTALTAEDGQQEAVQGVRWDEKGMTWEVYGAAVEVEVLGTAIQKHLEKQSEDHGKEAPSVSPPVSPPPDPAPAPAPAPAPTAAVVSDPPPSPPPLPPSPPPPSPPPPTASAPSRSGSVKGQDAAGEEREGKKKKRHRRNPFRAVLRSMRRPRCCSRAHTIE, encoded by the coding sequence ATGGGAAGCCTAAAAGATCTAACAGGCGGTCTCAAGGAAACGCTTGCAGGCGGGGTAAAGATGGAGGGCCCCACTGTGACCGAAAGTGGTCCAAATCTCAACCCCCACTGTCTGGAAGGAGCAATGAGGTGTGAGGTCAACTCCAGCGGTGAATTTTCTCACACAGATGTAGGTGAAGAGCAGAAAAGTGATGTCCCACAGTCACTGGGAGCTAACGATTCACTAGGAAGACACAGTGACGATGGGGGAAAGGCCCCTCAGTGTGGAAAATGGTCTGGGGACAATACAGACACAGTCCCAGGCCATTTTATCACAGAAGAGAGTGCAGAAAAGCTGGACTCCAGCTTACCAATAGTGCCAGTCAACAACCGCACCTCTAGTGAGTTGTTAGATGAGTCCTTGAACAAAGCTGGGGGTGGTCAAGCTCAAGGAGAGGAGCCAGGGCACGGCACACACGAGGAAGCAATGAAGAGTGTGAAATCAAGCAATCGGGAACCAACAATACTGGTGACTAATCATGACTCCAGTCACTTGACTGAAACAGAATGTCCCAGAGAGACAGCATCAACGTTTCATGCCACTGAGCCTGAGACAGACACACCATGTATGGAGGGTCATGACTTGGGCCACGAGCAAGACGTAGAACTTCACCAGGAAGCTGCACAATCCagtgacacacaaacaccgCATGACTTGAACATGAAAGAAACTCCTGGTACAGTTGCCCACAAAGAACCAGCTGAGACAAACATTGAAGTAAAGAAGGCTTCTGAGCAAAAACATATGGAACAACTACAGGGAAATGAAGCAGAATCTTgccatgttttcagttttaaaggaCAATCCCGCGGTGCATCTTTGGAAGACCCATCAAAGGAAACTGCAGGTCTGCTGTCGCCTGTCCTTTCGCCAGCTCCCCCAATCAGTGGACATCAGCACATCCAGACTCAGGTCAGCCTGGAGGCTCCGATGTGCCATTCGGCTGCCACCAGCCCCATGACTCCTCCTGAGGGCTGCGGCACCTTCTTTTTCCCATACTCCTTTAGGAAGGCCGGGCTCGACAGCACGGACACCAGCTTGCTGGTCAACAAGGATGGGCAAATGAGCGATCTGCTGAGTTTTAGATCAATCGCCACATCGCCCATtggccccctcacccccactgTCCCAGAGTCCCCCTGCCCTGAGATCAAAATTACAGGTGTCAAGGGAGTCACAGAGCTTGAGAAGGTCAACTGGGTAATGTCAAGCAACAGCCAGAAGGGGGCAGTGCAGGATGTTCACAGGGATGAGAGGGGTGTGACTCGGGAGCTTAGTAAGGATGCAAAAACTGCTCCACAGTCTGCAACCATTGAGGAAAAGGGTAAAGGAGAAAAGTCCCTAAATGAGTCCTCAAGAAAGTCCTCAAACGTGGCTGGACCTGGTCATGCCTCAGGTgaggaaaatgtaaatggaacACAGGATACTCAGGTCTCCCAGAGTGTGAACACAGCAGAGTTGTCCCAAAAGCATAGAGGATTCGACAAGGGACAGTCTGAGCAAACGAAAACCAGACAGGTGACTGTGGAAGTTCTTGCCTGCAGTGACGGAGCCCCACATCTGAAAAGTCAGTCCCGTGGTGTATCTTTGGAGGAGCCATCAAAGGAGAGTGTAAGTCTGCTGTCCCCAGTCCTCTCACCTGCTCCCCCAATCAGTGGACATCAGCACATCCAGACTCAGGTCAGCCTGGAGGCCCCAATGTGCCATTCGGCTGCCACCAGCCCCATGACTCCTCCTGAGAGCTGTGGCACCTTCTTTTTCCCATACTCCTTTAAGAAGGCAGGGctagacagcacagagactggtCTGGCGAGCTTTAGATCAATCGCAACATCACCCAtgacccccctcaccccaaaAGTCCCAGAGTCCCCCTGTCCTGAGATAAAAGTTACGGAGGATAAGGGTGTCACTGAAATCCCAGAGGATAAAAAGCCCACAGTGCTAACAGAAGTCCCAGAGGATAAAAACCCCACAGTGCTAACAGAGGTCCCGGAAGTTAAAAAGCCCACAGTGCTAACAGAGGTCCCGGAGGTTAAAAAGCCCACAGAGCCAACGGAGGGCCCAGAAGTTAAAAAGCCAACAATGCTAACAGAGGTCCCAGAGGTTAAAAAGTCCACAATGCTAACAGAGGTCCTAGAGGTTAAAAAGCCCAAAGAGCCAACGAAGGTCCCAGAGGTTAAAAAGCCCACAATGCTAACAGAGGTCCCAGAGATACCAGAGGTAAAGAGGGACGCAATGATCACAGATGCTGAGGGGGTCACTGCATTAACGGCAGAGGATGGCCAGCAGGAGGCGGTACAGGGTGTACGCTGGGACGAGAAAGGTATGACATGGGAGGTGTATGGGGCCGCTGTGGAGGTTGAGGTTCTGGGCACAGCCATCCAGAAGCACCTCGAGAAGCAGAGCGAGGACCACGGCAAGGAAGCGCCTTCAGTTTCCCCGCCCGTTTCTCCACCTCCTgaccctgcccccgcccccgcccccgcccccgcccccaccgcAGCCGTTGTATCAGATCCCCCGCCCTCCCCGCCTCCGCTGccgccctctcctcctcctccttcgcCCCCTCCTCCTACCGCCTCAGCTCCCAGTAGGAGCGGCTCGGTCAAAGGACAGGACGCAGCCGGGGAAGAGCGGGaggggaagaagaagaagaggcaCCGGCGGAACCCCTTCCGCGCCGTGCTAAGGAGCATGCGCCGACCCCGCTGCTGCTCCCGAGCTCACACCATCGAGTGA